GTTCCTGAAGAAGTCTTCGAGAGCAAAGTCGAAGGACCACAGCCTGCCGCTGCCCATTGCAACGGTCTCAGGCGTCGTATCCCAGTAGAACGTGCATGACAGCTGCCACGTCGGAGCATCGTCGTCGCCGGCTTCAATGAACTGACGTGTGAGATCCACGTTGAACTCCTGGATGCCCCGCACCCCGTAAGTCCCGAACTGGGCAAGAACACCACCGCCATCTTCGTCCGCAGGGGCGCAGTCATTGGTCGGCATAGCCGCGAAACGCTCGAAGTCGTTCATTACGGCACCGGGACTTCAAGCCCCGATGCGTTCTTCGGCCCCTATCACCGCAAGCATCTGCTCCAATTGGGCCTTGGACTCTCGAATCAGCATGCCCTGATTATCCAGCAGGAGACCGTCACGGCCGGAACCCGGCATCGGGCACCACCCACCGGACATAGGCGCCACGAATCGATGAAAGTCACAGTTGCAGCTCGCTCCGATCCGGAGTCCCGCTAGCCGACCCTCGAACGGACGTCCCGAATCACTGAAGGTGAGTCGTTGTCCGTCTCGCAGTGCTGGAGAATCGGTGCATGATCAGCAAAGCAAAGGATGAGGGATTCGTGGTTCGTGTGGGCGGTCGGTCCCGAGCCGAGGTCGTGCACCTGCTTCGCAATAACGGAGTCTTGCTCAATAGCCACGCCGAGACACTGCTCGCTCACCCCGCATTCGAGGCCCCAACGAGTCAAACCTTACGAATCGTCGAGCGAACCGTAGACGAACTCGGCTTCAAGCACGGCGCGGTACAACCCAGAATATTCGCGGACGCGAGGAACCAAGGCCTCGAACTCTGCCCCTTGGTGACAGGACCGTACCTTCGATTGGCGATGATGGACCAAACGAACGCACCGGACTCCGTCCTGTCAGCACGCCGCGCCCCGACCGGGGCGATTCACGTCGCATCCGAGCCGCTGAGCAACGATGTGGAGGATCCCAAAGGTTTCTACCTCCGTGTCTTGGACGGGCAGCCCTGGCTAAGGGGTTACGTGTGCGATGACACGTATGTGTGGGAGCCGGAGCAACGGCTCGCGTTCCTAAAGCCAACTGGCTAGCAAGCCACAAGATCAGTTCCCGTTTTTTGAAGTCGCCTGCTCGGAGTGTCCGAGGTCGTTTGCGCAACCGCTCCCGCCCGGTAAAGGATCCGTTATCGTTCACGATGCTGCCGGTCAGACCTCTACTTTGTAGCCAAGAGCGAGGTCAGCGGCGTTCAATCCTCTGATGCCCCAGTTCACCTTGGGAGTCTCGGTAATCGTGATCTCAAGACTGTGCGGCGCGATCCCGGCTTCCGCCTCGATCCGATGGAAAAGCTCTGCGATCAACGCACGTTTGGCATCATCAGAGCGCCCCTCGAACATGGAGATCTCAATAATTGTGTAGTCGGCACCGCGATCCTCAGGATGAACGAAGTCCTCATCGTCCAGCAGGATAAAGCGCTGAAAGCACTTGTCTGCCGGATACTCCAAAGCGGCCATGACCGCACCGTGAATCGCGGTCTTCAACGTCGCCCGCCGAGGGCCAAGTGTCCCTCGATGCCCGTAAACGATAATTTGTGCCATGCGAGCACCATACCTGTCTGCGGGGATTGAAGCCGGCGGCCGAACGGGCACCAAAGCGTCCGGTGAGGGATCCCTCATCGGACACAGGGCATGCATGTCCGCCGAAACGCTCTTATGGATGCGTTCGTTGGGTAGTCTCAGCTGGTGACTGACTACCGGCAACATCCCAGCGTCGTGGCACATTGGCGCGATGGTTCACTCCAGCCGCTTCCGGAAGCTCAGGAAGCGGAAGAGACCATATGGTTTGCGGTGCCCCTGAACCTGACACGGAGCAGATGTGGGAGGGTCTTCGGGGTCGCTTGGAAAAGGATGGCACAGCTACTGTCCTGGCCGTCCCCGCGTATCTTTATGACGTGAACTTTGGCGACCAGGTTAACGTGATGCGATCAGCTGAGAATGCGCTCGTTGTCACCGGAGTGGAGCGCGACTCTCTCAACTTCACATTCAGAGTCCTGCTGAAATCGGACGACCCCAACGCCTGGCAGCCCCTGGCCTCTGAACTGGCCGAGCAAGGTTGCCTCCTCGATTTCATCTCTCCGCGGTTCTTCGCCATATCTTGCGGCGAGCCCCAGGCGCAGGAAGTCGCCGACAGATTGTTCGCATTGGAACGCGATGGCGTCCTTCATTATGAGACCGGCCGAACACAACAGTTGAGGTAGGCAGCCGACGGAATGGGTGTCCGGTGAAGGATCCACGATCGCTCGTAAGCAGGGCTATGAAGGATCGGCAGGCTTCCTTGGCTAGGTTCTAGTCCTACTCCGTCGAAGTCTACGGGCGGCATGCCTGCTCGACTGGCTGGCCCAAGGTGCTTCTTCGATGGCAATGATGACGTTGTCGTCGACGTCGCTGGCGGGAAGTGAAGCCAGCCAGAGCACCGAAAGGGAAGTCCAATAGTCCATCTGAGTCGCCACCGCTGTCGTCGGAATCTTTGCCAGCGGAACCTTTGAAAGCAGTATCCCAGACACCATGGACAGCTCACTCTCGCGCGCTTCAAGTTCTGCTCGGACTTCTTCGTAAGGACGTTCAAGACAGGGAAGTAGTCCGACCGGGTTCTCTAGATCGAGTTGCCTTTTAGGCCGCATCTCATCACCTAAGTAGAGGACGTCTCCAACGAGACCGAGCCATGAGTGTTGTCCAAGCCAAAGTATCCGGATCCACGATGGGCGCATCCGACCAGTGTGGAATGCGGAATGCGGGACTGCAAAAAACGAAAACCAGATTCGTTACGGGTGGAGCACCGTCCGGTAGAGGATCGGCTTACGGACGCTGGCGTGTGACCGTTAGCTCCGGGTCGTGAATTGGACTTCGATGTGCTTGAGCTCAGTGCGTGGAAGCACTGCGGTGACGACGCCGCCGCCTGCCAGTCGGGCTCCGATGCCGTAGACGAACGGGTCCGTGTCGACCTCCGCGCCGGGCACATCGATTCCGTTGATTATGGTCCTAGCTTGGCCGTTGACCATCCGGCCGGTTACTGCGGGTGTGTGCTGGTCCCACGGTTTGCTACCCGGCCAGAGCTCCTGCCGGTACTGGTTCATAAGG
Above is a genomic segment from Arthrobacter sp. YN containing:
- a CDS encoding tautomerase family protein, which gives rise to MAQIIVYGHRGTLGPRRATLKTAIHGAVMAALEYPADKCFQRFILLDDEDFVHPEDRGADYTIIEISMFEGRSDDAKRALIAELFHRIEAEAGIAPHSLEITITETPKVNWGIRGLNAADLALGYKVEV
- a CDS encoding DUF4265 domain-containing protein yields the protein MWEGLRGRLEKDGTATVLAVPAYLYDVNFGDQVNVMRSAENALVVTGVERDSLNFTFRVLLKSDDPNAWQPLASELAEQGCLLDFISPRFFAISCGEPQAQEVADRLFALERDGVLHYETGRTQQLR